From Aedes albopictus strain Foshan chromosome 1, AalbF5, whole genome shotgun sequence, one genomic window encodes:
- the LOC134285702 gene encoding uncharacterized protein LOC134285702 — MTRKRRAKAEANYHPINWQPSTYDADESDLEEWFEMPRPLLSTHPNYPLEELELDLEETLSTIREQRTSGVMMPADVVKIKRIIYLFMRDMNIVTCDVNSRYLPPSATCEYRAPESEPEEEIELIIPSSDFEDLEMSFSEPESDSEDLFQVEMGTKRSPMSRYSSGYFSPDFDTSKSVLQSSKIPRDLPGEAFQSSKQQTSNPESLRKQTRSFKIRKKANLNLRAEPTAKELCSEPTSILEIYPSLNIPSSGRTPGTTRKVFSFNKKKNKSV; from the coding sequence ATGACTCGCAAACGACGAGCAAAGGCTGAAGCCAATTATCATCCAATCAATTGGCAGCCGTCGACGTACGATGCGGACGAGTCGGACTTAGAGGAATGGTTTGAGATGCCTCGTCCGTTGCTCTCGACGCATCCTAACTACCCGCTAGAGGAGTTAGAGCTGGACCTCGAAGAAACTTTGTCGACCATTCGGGAGCAAAGGACTTCGGGAGTGATGATGCCAGCAGACGTCGTCAAAATTAAGCGAATCATTTACCTTTTCATGCGTGACATGAACATCGTCACATGCGATGTAAATTCTCGCTATTTGCCCCCCAGCGCGACTTGCGAATACAGGGCACCGGAATCAGAACCTGAGGAAGAGATCGAGTTGATCATCCCTAGTTCCGATTTCGAAGACTTAGAAATGTCCTTCAGCGAGCCCGAATCTGATTCGGAAGACCTGTTTCAGGTAGAAATGGGAACGAAAAGGAGCCCGATGTCACGCTACTCTTCTGGTTATTTCTCTCCCGATTTTGACACCAGTAAGTCGGTGCTTCAATCTTCCAAAATTCCCCGAGACTTACCTGGTGAAGCTTTCCAATCTTCAAAGCAACAAACTTCGAACCCCGAATCCCTACGAAAGCAGACCCGGTCGTTCAAGATCCGGAAAAAGGCCAACCTAAATCTTCGAGCGGAACCTACGGCCAAAGAACTGTGCAGCGAACCTacttcgattttggaaatttaccCTTCTTTGAATATTCCCAGTTCCGGACGCACACCTGGAACCACTCGAAAGGTCTTTTCTTTTAACAAAAAGAAGAACAAATCAGTTTaa